The proteins below come from a single Anguilla rostrata isolate EN2019 chromosome 3, ASM1855537v3, whole genome shotgun sequence genomic window:
- the LOC135250573 gene encoding fibronectin type III domain-containing protein 9 isoform X1, with translation MAPISSAAYILCGFNVLQTLSFQKSPSHWRAPRDKDPARKKQEDGMSLAVQDITATSATVAWSAVPGGCRGGFYSVMYHPNWNSLLTGHAHRNFLREVAVPAGQTSAGLGDLSPRTTYVLCVTCQAATPASPAHLSRDRCRVFNTLEEEAAPGSRAWDGASGELAMGVWLASTILLAVIAGVLLYGCLRAWCHWEQDWNGKGAARRPSSASSTGSPSRSAVTPPPRTCAPEQATLSAQPDPQEPRATP, from the exons ATGGCTCCGATCTCATCTGCAGCCTACATCCTCTGCGGTTTTAATG tgCTGCAGACTCTCAGCTTCCAGAAGTCGCCTTCCCATTGGAGGGCACCACGGGACAAAGACCCGGCCAGAAAAAAGCAGGAAGACGGAATGTCGCTAGCGGTGCAGGACATAACGGCCACCTCGGCCACCGTCGCCTGGTCAGCCGTCCcagggggctgcagggggggCTTCTACAGCGTGATGTACCACCCCAACTGGAACAGTCTGCTGACGGGCCACGCCCACCGGAACTTCCTGCGCGAGGTGGCGGTGCCGGCCGGTCAGACCAGCGCCGGCCTGGGAGACCTCAGCCCCCGCACCACCTACGTGCTGTGCGTGACGTGCCAGGCCGCCACGcccgccagccccgcccacctctccCGCGACCGCTGCCGGGTCTTTAAcaccctggaggaggaggcggcgccCGGGAGCAGGGCATGGGACGGGGCCAGCGGCGAGCTGGCCATGGGGGTGTGGCTGGCCAGCACCATCCTGCTGGCGGTCATCGCCGGGGTCCTCCTGTATGGCTGCCTCCGGGCCTGGTGCCACTGGGAGCAGGACTGGAACGGCAAGGGGGCCGCGCGACGccccagctccgcctcctccacgGGGAGCCCCAGCCGGTCGGCCGTGACCCCGCCTCCTCGCACCTGCGCCCCGGAACAAGCGACGCTGTCCGCGCAGCCCGACCCACAGGAACCCCGCGCAACGCCTTAA
- the LOC135250573 gene encoding fibronectin type III domain-containing protein 9 isoform X2 translates to MSLAVQDITATSATVAWSAVPGGCRGGFYSVMYHPNWNSLLTGHAHRNFLREVAVPAGQTSAGLGDLSPRTTYVLCVTCQAATPASPAHLSRDRCRVFNTLEEEAAPGSRAWDGASGELAMGVWLASTILLAVIAGVLLYGCLRAWCHWEQDWNGKGAARRPSSASSTGSPSRSAVTPPPRTCAPEQATLSAQPDPQEPRATP, encoded by the coding sequence ATGTCGCTAGCGGTGCAGGACATAACGGCCACCTCGGCCACCGTCGCCTGGTCAGCCGTCCcagggggctgcagggggggCTTCTACAGCGTGATGTACCACCCCAACTGGAACAGTCTGCTGACGGGCCACGCCCACCGGAACTTCCTGCGCGAGGTGGCGGTGCCGGCCGGTCAGACCAGCGCCGGCCTGGGAGACCTCAGCCCCCGCACCACCTACGTGCTGTGCGTGACGTGCCAGGCCGCCACGcccgccagccccgcccacctctccCGCGACCGCTGCCGGGTCTTTAAcaccctggaggaggaggcggcgccCGGGAGCAGGGCATGGGACGGGGCCAGCGGCGAGCTGGCCATGGGGGTGTGGCTGGCCAGCACCATCCTGCTGGCGGTCATCGCCGGGGTCCTCCTGTATGGCTGCCTCCGGGCCTGGTGCCACTGGGAGCAGGACTGGAACGGCAAGGGGGCCGCGCGACGccccagctccgcctcctccacgGGGAGCCCCAGCCGGTCGGCCGTGACCCCGCCTCCTCGCACCTGCGCCCCGGAACAAGCGACGCTGTCCGCGCAGCCCGACCCACAGGAACCCCGCGCAACGCCTTAA
- the nipa2 gene encoding magnesium transporter NIPA2, which produces MGQDRGKYDFYIGLGLAISSSAFIGGSFILKKKGLLRLARKGSMRAGQGGHAYLKEWLWWAGLLSMGAGEAANFAAYAFAPATLVTPLGALSVLVSSVLSSHFLSERLNLHGKLGCLLSILGSTTMVIHAPKEEEINSLDDMAKKLVDPGFVVFATFVVIVALILIFIVGPRHGQTNILVYITICSVIGALSVSCVKGLGIVIKEVIAGKPTIRKPLAWLLLVSLIACVSTQINYLNKALDIFNTSLVTPIYYVFFTTSVLSCSAILFKEWEHMGPDDIIGTLAGFVTIIVGIFLLHAFKDVSINLASLAVSIRKEERGPPVANGLAPHASYELLDSNTTVDMEVGPPFESVSRRNGTTAAL; this is translated from the exons ATGGGTCAGGACAGGGGGAAGTATGACTTCTACATTGGGCTGGGGTTGGCCATCAGCTCCAGCGCGTTCATCGGGGGCAGCTTCATTCTAAAGAAGAAGGGTCTATTGCGCCTGGCCAGGAAGGGCTCCATGCGGGCTG GTCAAGGTGGTCATGCCTACCTGAAAGAGTGGCTTTGGTGGGCTGGTTTATTATCAA TGGGAGCCGGCGAAGCGGCAAATTTCGCTGCTTACGCCTTCGCCCCAGCCACCCTCGTCACCCCTTTAGGAGCCCTGAGCGTCCTTGTGAG CTCAGTTTTATCCtcgcacttcctgtctgagcgGTTGAACCTGCACGGGAAGCTGGGATGCCTCCTCAGCATTCTGGGCTCCACCACCATGGTGATCCACGCCCCCAAGGAAGAGGAGATCAACAGCCTGGACGACATGGCCAAGAAACTTGTGGATCCAG GATTTGTGGTGTTCGCAACCTTTGTCGTCATCGTGGCCCTCATCTTGATCTTCATTGTGGGACCTCGGCACGGACAGACCAACATCCTGGTCTACATCACCATCTGCTCCGTTATCGGGGCTCTGTCGGTGTCCTGCGTCAAAGGACTGGGCATCGTCATAAAGGAGGTGATCGCGGGGAAGCCGACCATCAGGAAGCCCCTGGCCTGGCTCCTCCTCGTCAGCCTGATCGCTTGCGTCAGCACCCAGATCAACTACCTGAACAAGGCCCTGGACATCTTCAACACCTCCCTGGTGACGCCCATATACTACGTCTTCTTCACCACGTCGGTGCTCAGCTGTTCCGCCATCCTCTTCAAGGAGTGGGAGCACATGGGCCCGGATGACATCATCGGCACCTTAGCCGGCTTCGTCACCATCATCGTAGGCATCTTCCTGCTGCATGCCTTCAAGGACGTCAGCATTAACCTGGCGAGCTTGGCCGTGTCCATAcggaaagaggagagggggccGCCTGTGGCCAACGGCCTGGCACCGCACGCCTCCTACGAACTGCTGGACAGCAACACCACGGTGGACATGGAGGTGGGCCCGCCCTTCGAGAGTGTCTCCAGGAGAAACGGCACTACGGCAGCCTTGTAG